Below is a genomic region from Burkholderia pyrrocinia.
TATCGTTCGGCCGTATCGTGGTCGAATGTCGCGATCGCATCGACCGAATACGTTTCGACATGCTCGCCCTGATGGCCGGCCGGCACGACGCGATATTCGGTTTCGTGATGATCGATCTCGATCGGCTCGGCATCGAGTTCGAACAGGTTGATGACCGGCGTGCAGAACAGCCGCACGTTCTCAGCGCTGAATCGCTGGTCCGACGGATACGCGTGCTTCAGCACGATTTCGAGTTCGAAGCGGGTCGCACCTTCCGGAAGCTTCGCGACATCGAGTCCGCACAGGTCGACGAACAGGAACTTCTCGCGAAACGTGAAGTACTCGAGCAGAAGCTGATACCCGGAAAACGCAGCATCGGCCTTGGGCCACAATCGCTCTTCCGTCGAGAAGCCCGCGGGCTCGATCGTGACACCCGTGAGCGGCACCGGTTCGCCGTCGCGAATTTCCGGGATGCGCCAGTGGATCGCGTCGACCTGCCTTGTGAGCGCGAGATGCATCGCGAATGCGGTCGGAAGATCCGCGTTCAGATGCACACGCAGGCGCGACAGGTTCGTTTCGTTGCGCAGTGCGGATCCCTCCAACGCGAAGCCGATCCTGATCACCGAACGGCCGTCATGGCGCACGGCCGGACCGGCGTGGGTAATCGTAACCGGCTGAAGCGCGACGGGTTGTGTGGTCCGGTACAAGCACTGGATCGTTCGCGGCGCCGAACCTTCGACACCGCCGGGCGACGGGATATTGATCGGTGCCGACCTGACGGGTGCGCCGGCCGGCACCACCTCGGTCTTCTGCAGTTTCTCCGCGAACGGCATCAACTCCACGATCGACAGCGACGGAATCATCCGCAGATAGTGCGGCCACAACAGGCTGACGAGTCCCTCGGTCAGTTCGGGCAATTCGTCGTCGAGTTTTTGTCGGAGCCGGCCGGTCAGGAACGCGAAACCCTCGAAGAGCCGCTCAACGTAAGGATCGCGATCACCTACGCGATCGAGATTGAGCAGGCGCGCACGATCGGGGTGTGCCTTCGCGAACTCCTTGCCGGATTCGCGCAAATAGCGCATTTCCGCTTCGTAGTAGCGCAAGATGGAATCGTTGTTGTCCATGAGAATCCGTTACGAAAGGGTCAAGGCGCGAGCGGGATCGAGCACAGTGAGTTCGGCCTGCAGTTCAGCAACACGACGCATGAGCGCCGGCTTGTCGGCATCTTTGCGGCTGCTCATCGTTTTCAATGCCTTGACGAGTTGTTGCTTGACTTCGAACGTCAGCGCAGGCTCCCAGCGCATCAGCGGCAGCGACCGGGACGACGCGTCGAGCTCGGCAAGCAGCGCGAGCGCAGCGTCGGGACGGCCGGCATGATCGGCCAATCGGGCCATTACGAGCCGCTGCAGGTAGCGATGCCGATCGGTTTTCATGCCGGGTAGCGCTTCGAGCCATGCGAAGGCCGTCTCGATGCCTTCGCGCGCGGCCAGTTCGCGGGCCTGAGTCTCGATCTCGGGCCAATCGCCGGCGGCGTCGCCGTCGCTATCCGCGGAGACCGACAGCGGCGCCACCGTCTCGCCCGCCTCCAGGTCGCGCACGACCGCGTGCCGGGCGATCCATTCGAGCGTCGTGTCGTCGGAGAATGGCGTGCCGTCGCTGAATGCCAGTCGTTCGATGCCCGGCAACCGTTCGAGAAACAGCGCAAAGTCGGCGCGCAGCAGTTCGCGCCACGCGCTGTACGGCGTGCCGACGTGATCGAGCGCGACATGCTGGAAGTACTGCAGATCGAACCACAGGTGATTCACACCTTCCATGAACGCGCCCTCGACACGCTCCAGCAACTCGTGCCAGTGCTTCTGCAGCACAAGGCGCTTCATCTGCTGGCGCAACTCGGCACGCGGCGGCGCCAGACGCGTATGCGATGCGGCATCCGCTGGCGGCACGTCATGCAAGGTGTCCCATCGAACGCTGCGCACGAGGCGCACCGACGGCAAATAGCCGTTTTCCTGATCCCGCAGCCACGTCGACATCGAACGTGCCTGATCGAGCAGGTCGCGCGCCGACGCGATCGCCCCGCTCGACGCGGGAACCGAAGCGATCTTTTGTGACGGGACCACGCCCGAATTCGCACCGCGAGCTGGTTCCTCCTTGCGCTCGAAACGGGTAACCAGCGGCTGCAGATTCGGCCGCGCGGCTTCCGGCCAGTTCCCCGTTTGTTCGACGAGCACGTCGAGCGCAGCAAGCGCACGTTCGAGATCGGCCGGCGCAAAGTCGCCGCGACTGTCCAGCGTCTCGATCATGCGCGACGTCGCCAGCATTTCCATCGCCGCCCGCTTCGCTTCGGCCCGCGCGGGCAGCACTGCGTCGCCGAACCGGTCGACTAGCGAAGCAGCCAGTTCGAGTCCGTCGGCAAAGCCGGCCGGACCGTCCTGCCGCAACCTCGCAAACGTGTAGTAGCCGACCAGACGCAGATCCTTTCCAGTTTCCTTGAGCAATTGCTCGCAGGTGCGGACGATCAGTCCGTCGTCGATTCCCGACAGCTTGTTTGCCTCGTCCTTCAGTTCGAAGAACGCATCCTCGTAGCCGGGATCGCGGCCGCATGCTTGCTCCCCGGGTATCGGAACCAGCCATGCTGCCCAGGTGGTCTGTCGGGATTCCTGCAGCGAATCGACGCGAGGACCGCCGACGAGTGTCTTTACGAAATTGGCAAGCGTCATGGCAGGTCTCAGAACGTAAATGCGTCGCCCAGCAAACGGAGGGCGTGTCCGAACGGTCTGGTGGAGGCATCGGAAGATGCGGAATTCGTCGCCAACGACGACACCGCCATCCGCGGATCGCTCTTTGGTGGTTTCTCGACGGGCGCGCTCGGACGTGCTTCAGCTATCGCGGTCGTCTGACGGGACGCCTTCCTGGACTCCACCGGCATCGCCTCATCCGGCCATGTCATCGCACCCGGCAGCCCCGGTGGCAACGGCACGGCAGCATGCCTGGCTGCGGCAATCGCGGCAGCCGGCAACGGCGGCGGACTGGCCGTCGACACCTTCGGCCCGGCGCTTGCCGCCCCGGTCATGAAAATCCGTGCAGGCAGCACGAAGTTGCGCAACTGTAGAACGTCAAGCGGGCCGGCGCCCGCCTCGCTGCGCAGTTGCACCTTCAGCGGAATGCCCTGGCTCGTATCCGGCGTCCAGGTCAGCAGGTAGCGTGCGTTGTCCTGTTGCGTGACCTTCGCTCGCTCGAACAGGCGAACCAGTCCGAAGCGCCCTTGCGAATCGAGCGCCGTCCGCAAACCACCCTGCTCCGTCTGCCATTCGATATGCGACAGGTTTTCGAGCGACTGGCCAGGCCATTCGAACGACGTCCATTCCTGTTTCTGGTTGAAGTAGTGCAATTCGCGGCCGGACAACACGAACCGCATGTCGGTGACGCCCGGTGTCGGCACCGCCTGCAACTCGTAGCGCACGCGTGCATCGCCGGACGGGAACAGCACCGTCGAAATGCGCGTGAGTTTGTTCAATCCGCTCAGGAAGCCCGGATCGATCGTCAGGGCACCGGAATCGGTGCCCTGTGCGGGCACCCAGCGGTCGCCCTGCCGCTCGATGACGCCGGCGAGCTGTGTCGTCACGAATTGCGTGATCACGCCGCCATCGGGCCGCATGAAGCGCGCCATTTCGGGCAACGACGCGTCGTTGTCCGAATCCGCGAACGGATAGCGGCCGCCGAACGACTTGTTCCAGTCGGCCACGATCGCCGCGCGCCAGATCTCGTTCAGGCTCGACGCGGCCGGCTGCACGATGACCTGCCATGCCTGATCGAACGGCGCCCGGAACAGTGCGCCGAAGCCGGACCATTGCTCGCCGAGGCTCGCGGCAACCCGGCTCGCATAGTCGCGGCTGTCGGCGATGTCGGATGTCTTGCCCTGCAACACCGACTGGGCGGCCAGTCGCGCGACCGCATCCGGATCGGCGCTGGAGACGATCTGCGACGTCTTCAGGCGCATGGCCGTGATGCGCTCCAGATAACGGGCGAGGCTCAGGTCACCGGTCGCGGCCATTTGCGCGACGGCGGTTTTGCCGTTGGCCGGCACGCCGGAAACGAGATCGCTGCCGGTCAGGCGCAGGATCGGGCCGAACGCAGCCGCCAGCGGCGCGAGCCGCGGCTTGACCTGCTTCGACGGATCCTTTTCGTCGGCACCGACGAGCTGCTGTGCCTTGCTGATCAGCGTGTCGGACAGCGACTGCGTGTTGGCTCCCGTTCCAGCCTGATAGACGATCGCGTTCATCAGCGCGACGAGCGGCGAACGTTGCGGATCGCCCAGCAAGGTCAGTTGATCGGCCGTGGCGGAAAGCGTCGGTGCTGGTTGCCAGCGCACGCTGTTGAGGAACTGTGCCCAGGCGCGCGCATAGTCGTCGAAATAGCGTTGGCGCAGTTCGTCCTTTAGTGTCGACGAGGACTGGCCTTCGGCCTTGGTGTCGGAAAGCACCCAGTCGCTTGCCACATCGTGTTGCTCGCCGGCTTCGTCGATGGCCTTGGCGATCCGTTCGTCCCATGCTGCGCGCGTAAATACGCCCGGTATGGTCATGGTCGTGTTGAACAAACCCCGGCTTGTTGCGCCGCCTGCACCGGCCTGGGATGCCGCGTCACCCAGCAGCGTGGCAAGCGATACCGGCGGGTACTTCGGCGTCGCTTCGTCGAGGATCTGCTGATAGACCGCGTCCCGCGAATTCTGTATGCCCCGAACGCCGATCACAGTCTGGCGAGTCGCTGCGATCAAGGTGCTGTCCGGAACGATTGCCAACGCAGCAGCCGTCGATTTCGCACCGGGTCCCAGATGGTTCGTGAAGAATGTAATGGCTTGCTGCCGCAAGTCCTCCCACCTGCCTGGCGACAACGATGAATTGACGGGGCGCGCCGGCATGGACGTCGCGACGAGTTGGGGTGTCAGGAACGCCCCCACCGCGCGCTCCGGTTTCGCGAGCATCAGATAGGTCTTGAGCGTGTCGTATGCGGCCTGTACCTGAGCATCGCCGCCGCTGGCGATTTCCGCGTCGGACAACGATGCCAGTTGATGCAGTCGCGCCTCGAGCTGCCGGCGAATCGGGCCGACGAGAATCCGGTTTGCCGCATCGGCATAGTGCGGCCAGAGGGCATCGAGCAATGCGTGGTCGCGGTTCAGGCCGAAGCGGGCACTCAGCGGTGCGCGGGTGCGCTGGTGGATTTCAAGCGTGTCGATCTGTCGGTCAAGATGGGTAAGCGTCTGCAGGGACAGTGTCGGATCCTGGGCTTCCTTGATATTCACGACCGTGTCTGCCGCACTTCCAATCGTCGCGCGGTTGACGAAGCCGGACAGCATCGTGCCGGCAATCCAGCAGCCGAGCATGGCTGTCGCCATCCACGCTGCCGTGGTCGACAGCGAAAAGCCGACGCGGCGACCATGAACCTTGCGGCTGTGATCGGCGACGGTTTGCCAGATCGTTCGATGTTGAGGACCGAGTGGCGAGTCGTCGTCGCTCGTATCGCTTGATAGCGGCGGTTCGAGTTCGCGCTCCTTGAACAATGGCGCGAACAGTAGGCCGTGAACCCCATGTTTCCAGGCACGCGATTGGTTAGCTTCCAGCACGAGACTCGTCAACGCAGAGCGCAGATTGGCAATATGCTGCGACAACTCGACGGGATAGCGATCGCGTGCGTCTTTCGTGAGGCGTACAACTCCCGTGCTCGCCAGGTCGTAGGTGAGATCTTGCAGCGACGAATCGATACCGTCTGCGTTCAGGCACACGTTCGACCAGATAAAGCCGATTGCTTCATCCGGGCTCGACGTCATGCTGCCGAAATCGGTGGCATCGAGCAGATATGCGGGCGCCGCCCAGCGCAGGGCACGCGCGTGAAGCGCGAGTTGCCGGCGAACGCCATCGACGTCGAACGGTACGTCCGCCGAACTGCGGTTGCGTGTTACCGCAACGATCGCGTCGGTCGGGCGATACCGGCGCAGACGGCGGATCTGATCGAGCCATTCCGTCTCAAGCGTGTCGCGGGTTTGCCTGGCGTACAGCAGGATCGTATCGCCGTTGATTACGTACCCCGTGTCGGCAAGTCCCGGTGCCAAGCGCTTCACCAGCGGCAGGTCGCCGGCGACTAGCACCCATCGTTCGCGATTGCGCCAACGCCAGCCGTGACGGTCACGCAGGAGATTCCGCAGCGCCGTAGCTCTGTCGACCGGCCCCGGTGGACCGCTCTGATCGTTGTGGTCGACGGACGCTGCGCGTTTTCCGGCATCGTAACGAGCAAACCAACGGGATGCTCTCAGCGAGGCAATCGAAAGCAGCACAAACTCGAAGTACTTGATCGACAGGATCACTATCAGCAAACCCACCAACAGCACAAGCTCGATGATGATCCGGGTATCGCGCGACCATCCGTGACGGGGCCCTTCCATCCAGACCGCGCTACCGAGCGCAATGAAGACGATCACTGCCGCGATGCCTATGAAAAGGCCCGCCGGCCGGGTCTTGTTGTCGTTCTTGTTATCGTTCATGTCTGCTTTCTGCACATGAGGGCGATCAGTTCTTCACCTTCGCCACACAGCACTAGTTGCGGGTCGCCCGTTGTCCGGGCACTTTCTGCAGCAAGGGCGACAGCCAACCACGGCCCTGCGCCGGAACAGTCACCCACTGACGTCTCGAGCGAGATCCATCGCGTCTCGTCGGGAAACGATGCGGCTTGCCGAACTGCACTTACTCTGTCGCCGGTCAGGCCATGCGTCCACACCGTGCTCAGACGGTCGCGCGAGGTTTGTCCCCAGCGCGCGGCAAGCTCAAGCGTCCGGGCGGCGGTATCGAGCGAGCCCCTGGCGGGGCGATGCAACCGCAACCCGACTGGCATGGCCGGTGACTCCAGGCGCGGGTGTCCGACGAGCAATGCGACACCCACCTCTGCAACGCCATCGGACAGGACGGAACTGATTGCATTGCGAAGCTCAACGGCGACCAGCAGGTGGACCGTATCGACAGCTCGATTGTCCAGCCACGCGTCCGTTCGGAAGAGCGAAATCGTTTGTTCACCCGATGTGACGTCCACCTTCAACGCAGGCACTCGTTCAGTGAGCACTTCCCGTAGCCGGGTCTCGAAAACCTCGGATTTCAGCCTGGATCGATGATGAAGATCGATCTGAAGCGTCGTTCTCGGTGGAAGCGTATTAAGCTGCGGCAGGAGACGGTCTATCAAGCGTTTGAGCAGCCACGTACACACGGCATGATGCCGAGCATGTTCAGTGAGTTCGTTACCCGGATGAAAATGCATCTCCGGGATGTCGAGCCAACGTGCATTGACGTCACTATCCGCGACCGCGCCGCTCGGCCGAAGCTTCGCCAGTTCAGTTCCCGTCAGTATCCCTTCAAGCGAGTTTTCCGAATCGTTCGCAGAGAAGCACCATGCATGGCCCAGTATCGCGAGCGGTCTGCTCGCCATTGCGTGGCATGCCTGCTCGGCCTCATCACTAACGCGGTTGGTCGCGATCGCCTGATTGCGACGGGTGTAGCCATACGCGAGCCACGCGAATAGCAGGAAAGCCCAGACCAGGAAGGGATAACCAACGACACAGAGCCAGAACCAAAGCGTATTCGTCGGGCGGTCCGTTGGCCAAAACGTGATCGTCAGCCCGGCCCCGGCTCCCATGACGAGCACCAGCAGCGGCGTCCAGACGATCATCGAAGCTCGAGGCGGAGGTGGCACATCCACTCGCGGCGGCACGCGATTGAAATCGACGGGCATCGCTTACTTGACCTGCGCTCCGGTGGACGACGCAATGAGCGCCGCCCCACACCGCGTGCGATCGCCATTGCGCGATAGCGGCGTGGTGCCATCCTTCATCCTGCCGCTGCCTTCGACGATTTCGTTGTCGCCGTGGATCGGACACGAGACTTTGTCACCCACACGGGCGGCCCGGCGACCCTTTACCTTGATGCGGTCCGAGCCGGTCAGGATCTTTCCGCCGTGGCTCGTTGCATCGCCTTCGTATGCGAGATTTTTCATTTCGCGTTTTCCCCTATGAATTTCATAAAATCAGGAATTCGTCGTGCCATTCGCGTCGCGCACAAAAATCAAGCGCTAATTCATCCTCCTCGCTTGTTCTTCAACATCAAGCGCACTACACATCAACCACATCCTTATTGGCTTCACACCCCCTTCATACTTAATCTTGCACCATCCAGCCCCAGCCTCTTCAACCACCGCTCGATCCCCTTCAATCAAATATTTTTTTGTCTTTCCTCTGATACTCGACTCGTCAAATAGATATGTTTTCGACTTCACTCTGACAGGAATACTGTCGGCCGAACTCATCAACAAGGCAAGAGGAGAATCTATCGCTTTCCGAACATCTTTTCTCGATTGGTAAGGAAACTTCCAAACTCGTTTCTGACCGTCGGATAGCCAACTGTAACCAACCCCGAACCATTCAGTAGAGCGCTCATCTTGACGCAAGATATCCCCGATTTGTTCAAAAACAGAAACTGAGTAAAACTTACCCGACGAATTAGGCTCCACAAGCGAGTACCGAACTTCAAAAGAGTGAATTACAAAGACTTTTTCTCGTTGATCAGGTCCAATTTTCATTGAAAAGGCATCGACAATTTCACCAGGAGTGTCGTCATAAGGTAGCCCTCTTCCTTTCGCTTCCACCGGCACACCTCCAAGCGCACTGGAATACAACGAAATTCCATCAAGACCGATTGGCACCCCAGTCCTATCATCCAATATAGGCTCCCGAACAAAGCAAACCGTTCCACTCTTTGTATTCAATGATGGAAAAATTTGCTTACCTTGAAGATCAGAACACGAATCTTTCGAAAACGCCGAACCACTTACAAGCGCAATCACCATAAAGATGAAACCTTTAATCATCACAAAATAATCATAATTTAATCCATCAAGATGGCCACCGATCGCCTCACCACTTCACCACATCGCGGCACCTCACCTTCGCAAACCACGACTCTTCAATTAATTATCTTTAAAAAAACATCAACTTATCCACACACAATCACTTGGCACAAAAATCTATGTCCGAGCAATCAATCCATTTAACAAGATGACGCCCATTAGCCGTTACAAATTCGATCTTCCAAAATCTTGAGTCAGGGGATACATTAATTATTCTCACCGAATCGCCCTTGATTACATAGGAGCGACTCACTTGCGACTTCGACGGGGAATCGTACAAAAAAGCTCTTTTCGCAACAACCTTTCGTTCGCCGGCGCGATATCCCAACAAATCATCCCTGTGCATTTCAACCCGATTCGGGCCATAGTAACCCCCTCCTTTCGGCTGCTTTACAACTTTCCACAGCAGCCGCTCGCCTTCCAACGTAATCTCCGCGACTCCACCCGTAGCACCAAAAAACGAGTAAAAATTAACAAGTGCCTTATTTTTTCTATCTTCTGCACGGCCACTTATATTATGCTCCCCGTCCGGACTGCAATCTATTCTGTTGCCATTCCGAGTAATAAAGCAGTACGACCCTGAAATATTCCCTGCCCCGTCTTCATTAATTTTGACGACAAACGTGGAGTAGGGCTTGCTTTGCCCCGTGACAACCTCTTTGAATGACCAACTTCCAGAGAACGATTGGTCATTTGCAAATGCAAGCCCGGACTTCAATATCATCAAAACAGCCGAAAGCCAAAATAGCGACCTCATCTCCATACTCTAAATCTCCACGCCGAGTCAATCATTTACACGGTTGAGCCAACCCTTCAAATTTTCAAGTTGCGTTGAATCGTTAACAGTCAGATTCGTATAGTATTGGCGGCGAATTTCAGCAATGTCCTGTAGAAGGGTGTCTTGGTCATTGACATTATTTAGTGCCGAGACGGTTTGCTCTCCCATCCCGCCATCCACGGCAACATTACCATTATATTTTTCATTAATTAATTTTTGAATCTGCTTAGCCGCACCACCAGATGTAATTGTCCAGTCATACACCATCAATGCAACACGCATATCCTTGAACTTACAGAACCCCTTTGGCTGCCAGTATCTCTTCAAATATATCGTCTCCGCCTGTTCGTCGGTCATATTTTTAAGATTTTCGAGACTAGGCTCAACACCAAGATCTTCCATTGCATAGGCCTGCCATGTGTTCCACGCAATCCCGTGATTAGTTGCGCCACCCTTGTCGTTCTTTCTATTCGAATACCCCCCTTCATGACGAAGGATAATTGGCGATATTTTTTTAAATTTTTTGGCGCAGTCGCACTCGTCTGCAAAATTTGCGATGATCGCGATCGGATTGATGTGATAGACATTCGCCTCTGGGAAACTTGTTACTCCAGCCTGCACATCATCCCACCACGCCAACTTCTCAATTCGCTTCTGTTCTTCCTCATGCTGCAGCTTCGGCCCCGTCTGCTTTTCCAACTCGGCGATCAACTGCTTCCATTTCGACGGATTCGCCCACTCGCTCTCGTGCTTGATGATCAGCCGAGACGCCGCCTGCATCAGCCATGGATATCCACCACGCTCGATCCGAGACAGCGTGCATAGTTCATCAGCCGCTCGCTTGCCGTCTCCTGCCGTGAACAGAGCGTCATACACCTTGAGCATCAACGGACTGAGCTTCGAACGCGAAGCAAGGTCGTCAACATTGGCGCCGCTCGCATAATCAATCCACCCCTGCGTTGTCGCAAAGATCGTATGCGCCGGATCATGGGTATCTGCCAGGCACTCGAAATCAATCCACTTCTGTGCGAACTCTCGGGTCACCTGGCCGCCCGCGTGGTTGAAGTCGCACACCCAACCGTCAATCGGCTGACCTTGTGCATTCACACCGTGAACATGCCACCAGTTCACGGGATAACCCGGATCGGGATTCGGTCGCGGCTCGGCAACTCGTCGATCCGGGTCACGCGCCAGTTCAGCAAGCGAATACATCTGAACGGCGTCCGTCTTTCTCAACTGTGGGTCAACACCAGGGACAAATTTTTTCTTGTCTTGAGTACGTTGATACAGCACCGTACCCGGCGCGATCCGCAGGATCGTCGGCTCGGATGGCAGGCCCAATGCAGTCCAGTCCTCCTTGTTCGGACTGTGTTGATTGACCCACGCACGTCCTTGTTCGAGGAACGGCTGGATGCTGTCATCGCAGAAGACTTCGATGTGTGCCATTCGGGTTCCCGAACTACACTGGTTCAGCGAGTCGTAGCGCCCCAAATGCCCAATCAGGTCCCCTGCCTTGACTGGAATGCCGGACGCATCACCTGGCGCACCTTGGCCAGTCGTCACGACAACCCGATCAAATATAGAGTCCTCAACCGTCTCTTCGGCGACCGGACCACCGTTTTCCTGGCCGAGAAAGACCCACTTGCCGATCGCACTCGACGGTTCGACATATTCACCTGCTTTCTGTGAATACAGTGATGTCCCACGAAGATCCATCAACTGCCCCCACGGCTTTCCGTTCTTCGTCTCAATCTTCCCGATGCCGACGTTGGCGCCTTGCGGCAGAATCGCGATGGGGCTCCCCCCCGGGGTCTTGCGAATACGCAGCCCCTGCTGTGCCGGATCGGGAGCCTGCCCGCTTCGGCCAGACGCTTGCTTGTCCTGCGCATACTGCGTCACCAGCCATTGCCGCGGCCAATACGACGGCTTTTCCCGCTTCGGGAAGTTTGCGTAGTCTTCCCATGACATCAGGTGCATGTATAGGCTGTAAAACGTCAGCTTCGTGTCCCGTGGGAACTCCATCGTGTGCCGCACCAGCGCAAAGGTCGTGCTATACGGTGCCTCGTAC
It encodes:
- a CDS encoding PAAR domain-containing protein produces the protein MKNLAYEGDATSHGGKILTGSDRIKVKGRRAARVGDKVSCPIHGDNEIVEGSGRMKDGTTPLSRNGDRTRCGAALIASSTGAQVK
- a CDS encoding ImcF-related family protein — encoded protein: MNDNKNDNKTRPAGLFIGIAAVIVFIALGSAVWMEGPRHGWSRDTRIIIELVLLVGLLIVILSIKYFEFVLLSIASLRASRWFARYDAGKRAASVDHNDQSGPPGPVDRATALRNLLRDRHGWRWRNRERWVLVAGDLPLVKRLAPGLADTGYVINGDTILLYARQTRDTLETEWLDQIRRLRRYRPTDAIVAVTRNRSSADVPFDVDGVRRQLALHARALRWAAPAYLLDATDFGSMTSSPDEAIGFIWSNVCLNADGIDSSLQDLTYDLASTGVVRLTKDARDRYPVELSQHIANLRSALTSLVLEANQSRAWKHGVHGLLFAPLFKERELEPPLSSDTSDDDSPLGPQHRTIWQTVADHSRKVHGRRVGFSLSTTAAWMATAMLGCWIAGTMLSGFVNRATIGSAADTVVNIKEAQDPTLSLQTLTHLDRQIDTLEIHQRTRAPLSARFGLNRDHALLDALWPHYADAANRILVGPIRRQLEARLHQLASLSDAEIASGGDAQVQAAYDTLKTYLMLAKPERAVGAFLTPQLVATSMPARPVNSSLSPGRWEDLRQQAITFFTNHLGPGAKSTAAALAIVPDSTLIAATRQTVIGVRGIQNSRDAVYQQILDEATPKYPPVSLATLLGDAASQAGAGGATSRGLFNTTMTIPGVFTRAAWDERIAKAIDEAGEQHDVASDWVLSDTKAEGQSSSTLKDELRQRYFDDYARAWAQFLNSVRWQPAPTLSATADQLTLLGDPQRSPLVALMNAIVYQAGTGANTQSLSDTLISKAQQLVGADEKDPSKQVKPRLAPLAAAFGPILRLTGSDLVSGVPANGKTAVAQMAATGDLSLARYLERITAMRLKTSQIVSSADPDAVARLAAQSVLQGKTSDIADSRDYASRVAASLGEQWSGFGALFRAPFDQAWQVIVQPAASSLNEIWRAAIVADWNKSFGGRYPFADSDNDASLPEMARFMRPDGGVITQFVTTQLAGVIERQGDRWVPAQGTDSGALTIDPGFLSGLNKLTRISTVLFPSGDARVRYELQAVPTPGVTDMRFVLSGRELHYFNQKQEWTSFEWPGQSLENLSHIEWQTEQGGLRTALDSQGRFGLVRLFERAKVTQQDNARYLLTWTPDTSQGIPLKVQLRSEAGAGPLDVLQLRNFVLPARIFMTGAASAGPKVSTASPPPLPAAAIAAARHAAVPLPPGLPGAMTWPDEAMPVESRKASRQTTAIAEARPSAPVEKPPKSDPRMAVSSLATNSASSDASTRPFGHALRLLGDAFTF
- a CDS encoding glycoside hydrolase family 108 protein, with translation MPTQPAPKKPAAPAKLKLLPFAFPFLRKGQGQSKASAQFTDEHAIYRLLAEREPSGTYLASSNGMWHGGIHVTEAGAVQSLDLDGGLRCIADGVLIAFRVNKAYPVSEVATADGGSPYEAPYSTTFALVRHTMEFPRDTKLTFYSLYMHLMSWEDYANFPKREKPSYWPRQWLVTQYAQDKQASGRSGQAPDPAQQGLRIRKTPGGSPIAILPQGANVGIGKIETKNGKPWGQLMDLRGTSLYSQKAGEYVEPSSAIGKWVFLGQENGGPVAEETVEDSIFDRVVVTTGQGAPGDASGIPVKAGDLIGHLGRYDSLNQCSSGTRMAHIEVFCDDSIQPFLEQGRAWVNQHSPNKEDWTALGLPSEPTILRIAPGTVLYQRTQDKKKFVPGVDPQLRKTDAVQMYSLAELARDPDRRVAEPRPNPDPGYPVNWWHVHGVNAQGQPIDGWVCDFNHAGGQVTREFAQKWIDFECLADTHDPAHTIFATTQGWIDYASGANVDDLASRSKLSPLMLKVYDALFTAGDGKRAADELCTLSRIERGGYPWLMQAASRLIIKHESEWANPSKWKQLIAELEKQTGPKLQHEEEQKRIEKLAWWDDVQAGVTSFPEANVYHINPIAIIANFADECDCAKKFKKISPIILRHEGGYSNRKNDKGGATNHGIAWNTWQAYAMEDLGVEPSLENLKNMTDEQAETIYLKRYWQPKGFCKFKDMRVALMVYDWTITSGGAAKQIQKLINEKYNGNVAVDGGMGEQTVSALNNVNDQDTLLQDIAEIRRQYYTNLTVNDSTQLENLKGWLNRVND
- the tssF gene encoding type VI secretion system baseplate subunit TssF, yielding MDNNDSILRYYEAEMRYLRESGKEFAKAHPDRARLLNLDRVGDRDPYVERLFEGFAFLTGRLRQKLDDELPELTEGLVSLLWPHYLRMIPSLSIVELMPFAEKLQKTEVVPAGAPVRSAPINIPSPGGVEGSAPRTIQCLYRTTQPVALQPVTITHAGPAVRHDGRSVIRIGFALEGSALRNETNLSRLRVHLNADLPTAFAMHLALTRQVDAIHWRIPEIRDGEPVPLTGVTIEPAGFSTEERLWPKADAAFSGYQLLLEYFTFREKFLFVDLCGLDVAKLPEGATRFELEIVLKHAYPSDQRFSAENVRLFCTPVINLFELDAEPIEIDHHETEYRVVPAGHQGEHVETYSVDAIATFDHDTAERYEYVPFATFRHRGGMLRHEAPERYFHTRVRPGVSGLHETWVILGGHAWETMDTLPEESLSLRVTGTNGMLPRKGLREASLNEIAVSTQSVAGVRNLVSPTLPLYPPTEDRFQWRVLSHLAPNFLSMMNAEVLRGALALYDWTSDELNRRRLAGILHVSQELIEEVSGGAVERGALIEITLDSHAFSGEGDVMLFGELLHRFFEAYAEINLFTKLAIVSLPSQLRTEWPRGKVQRAAL
- the tssA gene encoding type VI secretion system protein TssA, translated to MTLANFVKTLVGGPRVDSLQESRQTTWAAWLVPIPGEQACGRDPGYEDAFFELKDEANKLSGIDDGLIVRTCEQLLKETGKDLRLVGYYTFARLRQDGPAGFADGLELAASLVDRFGDAVLPARAEAKRAAMEMLATSRMIETLDSRGDFAPADLERALAALDVLVEQTGNWPEAARPNLQPLVTRFERKEEPARGANSGVVPSQKIASVPASSGAIASARDLLDQARSMSTWLRDQENGYLPSVRLVRSVRWDTLHDVPPADAASHTRLAPPRAELRQQMKRLVLQKHWHELLERVEGAFMEGVNHLWFDLQYFQHVALDHVGTPYSAWRELLRADFALFLERLPGIERLAFSDGTPFSDDTTLEWIARHAVVRDLEAGETVAPLSVSADSDGDAAGDWPEIETQARELAAREGIETAFAWLEALPGMKTDRHRYLQRLVMARLADHAGRPDAALALLAELDASSRSLPLMRWEPALTFEVKQQLVKALKTMSSRKDADKPALMRRVAELQAELTVLDPARALTLS